The Zea mays cultivar B73 unplaced genomic scaffold, Zm-B73-REFERENCE-NAM-5.0 scaffold_274, whole genome shotgun sequence DNA window cttaagcattttgttgtttattaatggtgctcaagttgtacaagcactccccggaccttacaagtccatttgcaagtgatgcatatatttagggggaggtgtgttacaacttgactctttgggactaaccatgtgcttgagtgcttgatttagtctcaaaggtgaattgaaagggataaggtggacttggaccatgcaagacttccactgcactccgatgaaagagtaacttttccaagttcatccttgtactcttattgcctttttactcttagttgaagattttggtgaggcaatggggtttaagggccaaaattgatcccgttttggtgcttgatgccaaagggggagaaaataaggccaaagcaataaatggatcagctaccacttgtgaattttgaaaatagtagagttagagtttttgtttgtcaaaatactcttgtttgcctcttattgtcaaaagttggtctcttgtggggagaaggcttaattatgggaaaaagggggaggttttgaatccttgatcaatttctcgtgaaatatctctctttatgtttcaacatgtgtgtttgactttgagataggaaattgagtttaatttgcaaaaacaaaccaagtggtggcaaagaatgatccatatatgtcaaatatgaatcaaaacaatcttgagttcttatttgaagtgattttgcacttgttctacttgctttatgttgagttggcataaatcaccaaaaagggggagattgaaagggaaatgtgcccttgggccatttctaagtattttggtgatttagtgtccaacacaaatgcataagtgttaaatggtggacaaagtgcaaatcaagcataggtatgtttctcagacttagtacattgttttagagactaatgtattgtgtctaagtgctggaaacaggaaaaatcaagttgaaattaaagatggctttgttcagccaaagtcagctctgtctgggagcaccggacagtgtccggtgcgccaagctggctcaggcgaacttgctgctctcaggaagtgattaacgacgtacggctaaaattcaccggactgtccggtgtgcaccggactatccggtgagccaacggtcggccgggccaacggtcggccacgtgatccgcgcgagacacgtggccaagccaacggtcggaaggggagcaccggactgtccggtgtgcaccggacagtgtccggtgcgccaacggtcggcttcaacaaagaaggaaagaaatccgcaccggacagtgtccggtggtgcaccggactgtccggtgcgctaggcgacagaaggcaagaattgtcttcctggaatgctctcaacggctcctagctgccttggggctataaaagggacccctaggcgcatggaagagaacaccaagcatcctttgagcattgttgatcactcacactccattcttgcgcacttgttcgacattcttagtgatttgagttccgttctagtgtgaaacttgtgatagtctcttgagctcaagtctgggtcttgtgtgtgtgtatttgctgtgatctttgtgtcttgtgtgagttgctcatccctcccttactccgtgcttctttgtgaacatcaaagtgtaagggcgagaggctccaagttgtggagattcctcgcgaacgggatatagaaaagaaaagcaaaacaccgtggtattcaagtaggtcttcggaccacttgagaggggttgattgcaaccctcgtccgttgggacgccacaacgtggaagtaggcaagtggtgtacttggccgaaccacgggataaaccactgtgtctatctgtgttgattctgttgtggttattgtgttttgctaagactcttctctagccacttggcattactgtgctaatgcttaaccaagtttttgtggcattaagttcaagttttacaggatcacctattcaccccccctctaggtgctctcaactttaagaggtggcaagtcaaggccacacTCTGAGTTACTGCTATAAATgtgttccatgttagtaaaggcaaacCTGAGGGCGGACTGACttctgaacaggagaaagagtgacttctgaacaggagaaagagtatgaccatgccaatactatctttATGGGAGcagttcttagcgcccttgttgaccgtctggttgatgcgaatatacAACACACAGACGgaaaagagttgtgggatgcacttagtactaagtatggtgcatcagatgctggcagtgacctgtatatcatggagagctttcatgattataagatggctgATAATcactctattgtagagcaagctcatgaaatatagTGTATAGCCAAgtagctcgaccaccttaagattgtCCTTCCTGACCGATCTGTGGCtggatgcattattgcaaagttgccttctacatggaggaagacaaagggtatggtaatctttAACATAAGAGAGGAGATATCAGTttaaaatctgatagcgtctctggatgttgaggagaaagctcgggctaaggacacgggatctaaaggaggcgagggccactccagcgccaacatggttcagaagaaccacaacaagggcaaaggcaagacaaaatctaacaagcccaacaaaactaccaacttcaagaagaagaagaagaacaaggcagaactgacatgtttcgcatgtggtgtgacgggtcattttgccaaggattatcctgatcgagcggatcgccgtggcaaaaagggcaatgtcaacacagtgatcgctagcaatgaggaagacaaatgGTATGGTAATCTACCTTTCATCTGCTTAGTATTTTAATCACCtagttggtggcttgatactggtgctaatgttcatgtgtgttctgacattaatttgttctcttcttatcagggtgtCCGGGATTCTTCCatcctaatggggaatgggtcacatgcttctgttcatggcattagcatggtggatctgaagtttacttcgggaaagatcgtgcagcatgtcccttctatacacaagaatctcgttagcggaacccttctatgtagagatgggttcaaggtagttttggagtccaataaattagttgtgtctaagtctggacaatttattggtaaaggctatgattgcggaggctgtTCTATTTTtctctgttagatttcaataataagtctgtgaaccatatttgcgctAATGTTCATGATCTTGTGAGTATTTGACATTCTCGTTTGTgttatattaattttggctctatgtcttgGCTTtccaccatgagtttaattccgaatatcaccatagtcaaaggttccaAGTGTCGTAGTTGTGTGTAGTCGAAGCAACCttgaaagcctcataaggctgttgAGGAGAAACACCTGACacctctagaactcatacattctgatctttgtgagatgaatggtgtgttgacaaaaggtggcaagagatacttcatgacattgattgatgatgcgtctagattttgttatgtatacttgctaaaaactaaagatgaggctttagactactttaaaatctataaggctgaagttgaaaaccaactagagagaaagatcaaacgtcttataTCAGATCATGGTGGCGAAtcctttcccaaagtctttgatgatttctgtgcaaaacatgacattattcatgagaggacgcctccctattcacccgaatcaaacgggattgctgaaagaaAAAACCGTAcattgactgacctggtgaatgccatgttagacacttgtggtttatctaaggcatggtggggggaggcagtcctgacttcttgtcatgttctgaatagaattcctatgggcaaagaagataaaaccccttatgagaagtgggtttggagaaaaccatcactttcatacttgcgcacgtgggggcgcatggcgaaagtcaatgtaccaattaataaaaagcgcaatcttggaccaaggacagtggattgtgtctttcttggatatgcttcgtgtagcatagcatatagatttttagtagttaaatctgaagttcctgatgtgtatgttgatactattatggaatcacgtgatgctactttctttgaacacatatttccaatgaaagacattcatagcaatatactcttctgagataactcctgaacatagtacacctgTTGAGAGTTCTGAatagccacatgaaattgtcctagaagaggatgacaatgatgctcctaaaagaagcaagagacaaagggttgaaaaatcctttggtgatgatttcattgtgtaccttgtggacgatactcctactaccattgcggaagcatttgcatctccagatgcagatgattggaaagaagaagttcataatgagatggactccattctttcaaatggtacgtgggaagtcactgatcgaccctatggatgtaaacatgtgggttgtaagtgggtgtttaaaaagaagctcaagcctgatggtacaattgagaagtacaaggctaggcttgtggctaaaggctatactcaaaaagaaggagaagacttctttgatacttatatTTCatgtgacgagttctaaggataatgggaagtcatcaaaacatgtcaaaagacgattgaagtctgttagaaagttgagaaactccggagataTAAGTGTGACTTGTATTTCAACAAATAAAAATATGGCAGATCCTTTTacaaagggactaccacgtaatgtgatagaaatcacatcgagagagatgggtatgagacccatatatgttgccatggtggaaacccagtctatgtgatcggagatcccgtgaattaggtcttGGGAAGAACAAGTCATTGGTGAACtaaggagagtaacctttgaccctctctaagtaaagatgcaatactctcaaatgttgtaaggcaggttggctttgtgccttaatgtgttttgTTTACTtttattagcgaagatgttgtcctgcagaatattcttgaaaaaacacacctatatgagttagactgtctaacgtcgcggtctatgagatctgggtgatctctagtaaactcatgaagagaccttggagtacgctgCTTCGACGTTATCGGGCCCGctgcttcgacgtcgtcgaccctgctgattctgaCCCGCGTCATCTACCAGTATGTCTGattagtacgcatcatctgatttgactttatacttcagttcttctgatttggtcatgatttatattcggaatttaatctgaAAAATATTTAATATTTCAACATAACATgtgcatgatttatattcggaatttaatctaaAAAATGTTTAATATTTCAACATAACATGTGTTGGAAAACACTTCTAAAATGTTTCACTAATTAGTCTAGTCAATTAATCTCACATAATAAACTTAGCACATAATTCAGAACGAAAATGCTTTTTGTCCATCTTTTAGAATGAACATGCGTCGTATCATGGACTACCCATTATTTTTATGTAGAAAGAAATATACATTCCAAGCAGCTTGGTTTTGGTCAGATTTGGAGGGATATTATTTATGGTTTGTTGACCTCTTCCTCTACTCAAGTGATGCTGAATGGGTTTCCAGGACAGCACATCAACCACCGGAGAGGTCTTCGGCAAGGGGATCCCCTATCTCCTTTATGTTTATTCTTGCCATGGACGTCCTGGTATATATGTTTTCCAAGGCAGAAGAGGAGGGTTTACTCCAGCAGTTATCCAACAGGAAAAGGCTCCATCGGATCTCCTTATATGCTGATGATGTTGCCCTTTTTGTTCACCCTTCAGCAGCAGATTTATCTATCACTCTTGGCATTCTTCAGCTTTTTGGGGATGCCTCTGGGCTGCACAATAATGCCCAGAAATCTAATGTCATTCCTATCAGATGCTCAATGGAAGATATGGTAGAAACCCAAGGTCTGCTGCCTTGTGGAATATCTTCGTTCCCCTGCCGTTATTTGGGTCTTCCTTTATCCTTGCACAAGCTGTCTAGGCAGCACCTCCAACCGTTTATTGATAAAATTGCTGACCATCTATCAAATTGGAAGGCAGACTTATTAACGAAGGCAGGGAGAAGATCCCTAGTTCAGCATGTTCTTACCAGCATGACGGTTTATATGGCAATGGCAGTGGATATCCCACAATGGGGTTTAGATGCCATCGACAGATTAAGGAAAGGTTTCCTCTGGCGAGGTCGAAAAAAGGTAAATGGGGGCACTGCCTGGTGGCTTGGAGAAAGGTTTGCCGCCCCCTTCAGCTTGGTGGGTTGGGTATCTCCGGTTTAAAAGAACTCTGCTGGGCCCTTCGAATGAGATGGCTATGGCTGTCTAGAACAGAACCCTCTAGGCCCTGGATTGGTCTCCCAATGAAAATCCCAAAAAAGGCCACTTCCTTCTTTAATGAGGTAGTTCTCACTGTAGTTGGTGACGGGGCCAGCACCAAATTCTGGAAAGACAAGTGGTTACATGGAAAGAAAATTGCAGACCTGGCACCTAGACTCCTAGCTACAATTCCTAAGCGGATTGTGAACAACAGAACTGTGATTGAAGCTTTGACTAACAGAAAATGGATTGCTGATATAAAAGGGGCTCTCTCAGTGGGTGTGTTGATTGATTACCTTCAGCTATGGGAGATGCTCTCAGCCATTGAGCTGCAGCCTGGAGTTGAAGACAGACATATTTTCAGTATTGCCCCAGATGGAATGTATTCTGCAAAATCTGCTTATAATGGACTGTTCATGGGTTCAGTTTCCTTTGGACACTTCACAAGGGTTTGGAAAACCTGGCCCCCGCCAAAGTGTCGTTTTTTCATTTGGCTTGCTGCCCATAATAGATGTTGGACAGCAGATCGTTTAGCTAAGAAAGGCCTAAACCACCATGAGAAATGTCTGCTTTGTGACCAAGCTGAAGAAACCCTTGATCATCTTCTGGTGGCTTGCTCCTTCTCGAGAGTCTTTTGGTACCTGCTTTTCCGGAAATTTGGCCTTCACTCCCTAGCTCCCCAGCCGGCGGTCACCTCCTTCTTGAATTAGTGGGAGGAGGTTTCAGAGGTGGTCTCAGGTGTCACCAGAAAAGGCCTTAACTCCCTCATTATACTGGGTGCTTGGACTATTTGGATTCATCGAAACAAATGTGTCTTTGATGGATTGTCTCCTTGCCTCACCTATATCCTTGCTTGGGCAGACGAGGAGAGAAGTCGTTGGGAGGCAGTTGGGGCGAAGGCCCTATGTTCTCTGGCTGCTTCTGTAGCTGCTCCCTAGAGTGGTGTGTTGTTAGATGAGTTCTTTTTTGTATGCTATTTTCTGGCCCCCGTGAGGAGGCCTGCTGTTCTTTGGTCTATTTTAGacttttttcctatcttcttaatatataaaggggcgcagctctcctgcgcgttttcgagaaaaaaaagaaatATACATTCTTCAGGTTATAAATGCATATTATTGCTTTCTAACTTTATGCATATTATTGCCTCCATCCTCACATTTGAAGGTAGCAACAACATTATTGCTTTCTAAACTGTACTGTGCAGCTCACGCGCACAAGAGATCGCGCGAAATCGAGCGGCGGGATCTAGGTGCAACAAATGCGAGCGGGAGGAGAGGAGGTGGCGCGAACCTTGTGGACATAGTCGCACACATCGTACTCACTCTCCTTCTCAGAGTCCTCGAAGGTGGTGACGCGGTCGCCGTATGCCATGACGCGAGGTGGCGACGGGGGAGGGGAGGCGCTGCGGCTGAGCAATGAGGAACAACTTGCGCCGACTTGTCCTCTTCCTCCTCCGCGCGCGCTCAGCCTTGGTGCGGCATGCTCCGCATTTAGCTTCCTCTGCACACGACGCTTGATGAAGGTGGATGGTGGTAAGTGTCACAGCGAGGCAGACGACTGATTTGCTGTTGTACGCACGACGGCGCACGCACACCGGTGAGGCACATCCTTATCTATAGCGAGGCGGCCGGCTGGTCCTGCTTTTGGTTTGTTGCTTTACATGCGACGGCAGTTGTTACTTGTTACCCACAGCGAGGCGGGCGAGCGGTTGTTGCTCACAGTTCGTTGCTGTACGCGCGATGAACAAGGGATCAGTCTCATCTGCGCGGAGATCAGTTTCACCTGTGTAACGGCCGACCTATAAAACTGATGCTTTATATGAGTAGAGATAGAGATGATAATTAATTAGATATGAATGTGGAGCCAACAATTCATGTTCGAACCTTCACTTGTGTATAATTTTACCTTATTTTTGCATAAAGCGAGAAGAGAAGGATGATGCACGGCGACTATAGAATCATGAAAACCTGGTACTTTATATAGTAGAGATTACTTCAGAATTTCAGGTTCACTTAGCTATTAGACATAAACCTGTTCATAAAGGTTTTTCTTAATACAATAATACTATACGGAAGCCCTACATTTGAATGCTTAGAATGAATGATTACCTAAAACCCATATGATTAACACTGGGATATCACAATAAAGAGCAGAAATCTTTTGTCGAAACAAACCAATACTGCTTCAAAAATCTAGAATATAGACCACAGTAGCTCAGCTCCAGAAGTGCTTAATTTTATAAACGTTGTCAATATGGATTTCCCAGAGTCACAACACAAAACTACACATGAAGAGTACACTAATGGTTTTCAACTTGTAGATGTGAATCGTAGTCCACCAGGATTGTGGACGAACACGAAGTTGATAAATTGCAGGAACCACTTAACCTAGAGTTCATCTTTTGGTGCTGGCAAGCAGTCCTCATCCCAGAAGTAGGGGAATTTCAGCTTTGCAGCTGTATGAGGCATACTCCAATCATCATATATAAATCTGTAACAGGAGATGCCACTGAATCTCAGAAAAGTATTTGTTGCTCATATGTGTGTTATTAACTTGCAATGAATTATTCGCTGTACAATCGAAATTGCTGCAGATACACACCACAAAATATGGTACTGATAAAGACGATGACGATGTCAACTGTAAGTCAGTAACAAAACAAAAGAGATCACAACACATGTGAATAATACTACCATATTTTATTTAGAAAAATATTGGTGGACAATTACTAAAGAAGGTTAGATCAATAAATCAAAGTGGTATAGATCGTATCAGATGTTGAGAATGCCAATTTTTGAATACTTCATCAGGTATATAGCATATTTAGCAATCTTGCAACAAAGTTCAATGTTAATTACACCGATATTCTTATATTTGCATGTATTTTCTTAGATAAGATCGGCATTTTACATTTGCATCGATACTCTCCATCACAGGTTACTCTGAACTCTGAAGTACTATGTATTCATGGATCAGTTAGCATATGTAGTTGAATGAAACACAATGTTAAAGTAAGATATGCTCACATCTTGACCGGTGGGCGTGATATGATCACAAGAAACTTGCAAATCTTCGTGCTCATTAGAATTCCAGACCTGCAAGAAAGAGAAAGATGTAGACACTAACAATTGACCCTACCCAAGCTCCAACAATATCTTAAAACTAGCCAAGGTACAGTACCATATAATCAGCAGAGTTGTGCAAATCAGGACACGAGATATCACTGTATCAGACAAAGTAAAAAATGCATATAAATGACAACCCTTCTCTTTTACCTGATGTGGATCATTTACAGGGATCGAAAATGTGGTATTCTGAAAGACGGGAACTTCCTGCGGCTGTCCTGGGTACTTCAGCGAGCTCGACCCGAGTAAGAGCGTGCCTTTCCCCTTGAGGACAATGAAAACCTCTTCACAAGAATGCCTGTGGATTGGGGTCCTTTGACCTGGACCAAATGTTTGTAGCCACACTTCCACCTGCAGGAAAACATTTGATAAAGAAGCAAGAAGGAATCATAACCACATCTACACCGTACATAGATTATTCGAATATGAGACATGAGCCACCAAACATATCTACACATAATTAAGTCCTTTCAACTAATAGCAGCATGAATGAAATTAGTCTATTTCTAGAGTTCACATATAAAGCAATAAATTATCATGCATCCAAGTGGCAGTAAGATCAGGCCCGAGAAAGGCAGGAGCGAAGTGTGGCACAGGCACAGGACCGCCAAATCGATGGGCCCCAAATTTTTAATTTTTTTTGCTTAGCTCATTAACAACATAAGTAGATGTTAAGACAAGACCACTGCTGTTTTGTCAGTCTCACGCCACGGTGATTAGATTAGAATACTATTACACCGAAATCGTCGTCGCATGGGGTTGGTGTTTTTCTTACTATACAAGGTCAGTACTGTGTTTACTCTTTTGACATTAGTATTTTATATGGAACAAAACATATTTAAGTTATTTGAGTAAGTGAAATCATGTCTTAGCTATACTATACATATAAATTTTCATATATATTTAGGCTGTCTCCAGCGGCTCCTCTATCTTATCTCCTATCGTATCCCCTATTTCAAACATCACTCTGCAAAATAgtatcaaacggtgacatctacaGTGTCGTGTCCCTATTTTAACACGATCCACACGATCCACACCGAAGACAGCCTCAGAACCTGGTTGAGTTCGCTCCAGGTCCCCATATTTTAGGAGACAGCCCTGGGGCAGTAGCTATCTAGAATATCCACAAAAACCAGCCCCGCACATAGAACAGCATGCCTATACATGAGCAAATTCAATTAATCTTTGAAACTACTCGAGTACTCTCATGCCAATATTGTTTGGGGAAACAGACTATGGCCCTAGGGTTTATTCCTCACCTCCTTCGTCCCGTGAGCAAGAGCACCTGTGACAGTTATATGCGAGAATCCTTCCCTCCCGTAGTTGCTCTGCTGCATTCGGCTTATGTCTCTCACCAGTGAGTTGTCTGGGTACATCAGAAATATCATCAGTGCACTAGTAAAGATTTTTCTATAACTgtatcaaaagaaagatgctcaCTGCTGTCGCGAAGTCGCAAGGAATGTCTCAAATCGAATTAACGTATCTAGAGATACTACTaattcacacacacacacaccacaAAAGTAATAGTGAGAACCTGGGAGCGGGAGCTAAGGCCAAGCGACAAATTTGGAAGTTTCAGGAAATCCGGGAAGGGGGGAGGTGCACCTCGCGGGCAGGACGACTCGGCTACTGGGAGGGAGGAGGCAGCGGCCGCGAGGACGGACGCGAGGAGCAGCCCGCGACCGACGGCGGCGAGTTGGGGTCTCTGGGCTGCCCCGGTGGCGGGTCGTCGACGCACCATGTTCGGGAGGTGGTATCCTCCTCGAGAGATTATTGAGATTATGAAACACGGCAGAACTGGTTTCGACGAAATGGAGGTGTAGGCGTGGGCTTCGACATTTTGGAGGCGCAGGCGATGGAGAAACGTTTATATGGAATTGATTTAGTTATTAGCCACTGCCAAGAAGGATTTAGCTACTTAACCTCACGCCGTCGCTGACGATGCTCGCTGTCGGCAACCTCTTGCAGTCGTCGGTGGCGTTCGCGGCGCTGACCTCGCCGGCGTCCTCAACTCCGTCCAGCGTGCCGTTGAGGCGGTTCTCGCGCATGCGCAGCGACCTGAACGTCCTGGGCGTGGCCCTCGACGCGCACATGGCGCGGCTGGACGAGGTGGTCCGCGTCCTGGATGCGAGCGCCGGCAGCGATGCGGCCAGGGAGAGCGTCGCGCGGGTGCTCTGCAGGCTCACCGAGATGGCGCCGGCGCCGGCCTCCAGCGACCACCTCTGCCTGCGGGGCTGCGTGCTCATTTGGTCCATCTAGCAACCTTGGGTGAACACTAGCAAGTATCTTTGAAGGATCCATTCCCATCACTTTCGCAAAATTGTGAATTAGAACTTTGTATTTTTCCACTTTGCAGAGGCGGTCACTCTGGAGGAAATAAACGAGATCAGATCCAGACGTGTTATAGCATTGTCTTACGACATCACATGTTTATTATCAGGTGAAGGAGGCATGGCATGCGTACCTTTTCTCTCTTCAGTCTTCGCAGTTCGCTTTGGAACTCCTCGAGTTTCTTTAGCGACAGATCCTCTTCGTTCACAGCGATAGCTCCACCCGCTAACCGTCCAGCAATTTCAGAAGCGATTCTGTGTATTTCAGTCTGAACCTCCACGAACTGCTTTACTCTGGCGTCCTTTCTCATCTGCATTTCTTGTAGGGCGGGCGTGATGGAATTCAGCTGCTCCTTCAGGGTGCCTGCCATTTTCTCGGGCTGCAGAAATTCGTTTCCAGGTTAGTTTCCAGCTGTTCCTTGTTGAACATGGATAAATAAATATGACGATACCCGCGAGATCAGGATGTTTACTCGTGCCGGGAACGATCTTTCTCCGAGGGATAGCAGCAGGTTGGTAAATTCAGCCTCGGATTCAGCTAAGGCTTGGTGCAGCTAGATCCTGGACATGTTGGCACTGTTTACTTTT harbors:
- the LOC103640975 gene encoding auxin-binding protein 5 precursor (The RefSeq protein has 1 frameshift compared to this genomic sequence), translating into MVRRRPATGAAQRPQLAAVGRGLLLASVLAAAASSLPVAESSCPRDNSLVRDISRMQQSNYGREGFSHITVTGALAHGTKEVEVWLQTFGPGQRTPIHRHSCEEVFIVLKGKGTLLLGSSSLKYPGQPQEVPVFQNTTFSIPVNDPHQVWNSNEHEDLQVLVIISRPPVKIFIYDDWSMPHTAAKLKFPYFWDEDCLPAPKDEL